The Eulemur rufifrons isolate Redbay chromosome 3, OSU_ERuf_1, whole genome shotgun sequence DNA segment ACTAAAGGTCAGAACAGATATTTACCTGCCTGGGTTTTTGAAATGTTCTCATATCCATTACAATTtggaatttaaagtatttttttcatctctAGGGAGAATTTGGCTTTACAATGAACATGTTAGACATTGGTGGAGGCTTCACAGGAACCGAATTTCAATTGGAAGAGGTAAACTTTCTTCAGTGGATAACATACCAGAATAATTGCTTTCTTTGTTACTTAAGTGGTGGATGTGTAGGTCTGGATTTTTACAATGGCAGAAAGTAAAGCCTGtaattatctatttaaaatttcattcttagAAAATACCCAGGCAATGAGAAAACCTAGTTAACTTTGATAGAAACGTTTGATAAAATTCTTGGAACCTTGTAACATTATCACAAAAGATTTTCTGTTTCAGTTGTGTTTCTGTACTTGATGGCACAAAATGAATTCGTAACTTAACTTTAGCTGTTTTATCCAGGTGCACATCACTCCTCTGTCCCTCATTCTGTAATGTCTAGAAAGATTTTAGTTGAAATTCTGCCGCCTCTGCTATCTatcaagtattaaaaaaaaagactttaaaagaaaaacactaataGGTATTTGGTATTAGAgttattctatgtatttttttaaaatgaatgccaTTCTGATAGTTACAAAGTAAACTTTGACTTAAGAATGTGCATCAGTAAATTGCTTGAAAATAGCCACTAAACATTAATAACTAAGCTTCATGGTCTCCAATTGGAACTGCTCAATTTTCCTAGAAAACTTAGTTAATAGCCATCAATCTCTGAGTATTGTAAATTATCTAATCCAATATTGAAACTATAATCTAGGATTTTAAATCCATAGGTTAATCATGTTATCAGCCCTCTGTTGGATATCTACTTTCCTGAAGGATCTGGCATTAAGATAATTTCAGAACCTGGAAGCTACTATGTGTCTTCTGCATTTACACTTGCAGTTAATATCATAGCAAAGAAAGTTgttgaaaatgataaattttccTCTGGAGGTaaggtttatagttttatttttgttagtaggTAATTCCAGTTACCATGGAGATGAGTAGATGGCCATAAAGTTGTTGGTGGTCTTAAGCCAGCTATAGGCATCTTGGGGAGCCTTTCCAGATGCCATAGCCAAAGTCCCATTCCATAAGAACACCTGACTCCAGCTCTCCTGGTTGTGATGTTTAGATAGGTATGTACGTTTTAAGTAAACTTCCACCAGATGACTGATTCTTATCCCTTATTCAGAACTGAGGTTTTATTGTGTTCCTTTTCCATTCCTCTTACCTCAGATGGATCACGGGGGAATCTGCTTCATACTTTCTAATATAAATAAGAAGGGCCAACAAAGAGTCCTTTTAATCGCATCTCAAATGAAACCAACAAAAAGACAGTAGACAGTGTTGACCAGTATTGCTGTAGGAGATACTGTTCTCATTaaggagatttattttttccccaccataCACTAATCCATAGTCCATAGGGATTGTCTGTTTACCCAATATTATCCtttactgctttttatttttccccatttggacTACAGTCCAGAATTATGTATTGCACTTGTCATTTCTCCTTTAATCAGGAAAAATTTTCTCAGCTCAtgactttgtatttctttaacGTTTTTGAAGAGTAGGAGTTTTTTAGATGTTCCTCATTTCAGGTTTGTTTGATTGATATATCCTCCTGATTAGATGTTTTAGACTATGTGTTTGGGGCATAAAGTTCACCAAAGAAATATTCTATTCTTGGTGCATCATTTAGGAGACCACATGGTAGTGGTCTTTTCTAATGTAGATGGTattagattttctgttttgttttttgatgctAGTTTTGATCACTTGGTGTCAGGCAGGTTTCTCCATTGTAAAATGACAAGGTAATTTGAAACTGTAAATAAGCTACCCGTTTCTCAGCAGACTTTCACCCCATTTGGTTATAGCATCTATTGATGAatgtcttatttaaaatttttgtgttttcttttttttttgtctatttaacTTGTCACTGAGTTAAAGTTCAAAATTTCTAACTCCATTATTCAGTCTGTACTAGTTGGCCTTTACTTGAAgagcttttccttccttcctatttatATTGTTTAGACTTAAGAGATATTTATTCAAAAGGTTATATAATCtattactttcattatttattctaCCATCACAGATTTGGGTCCTTTTAACATATCACACCATATTCTCTGAGCACttctttattttgtgaaatattaagATGTTCCAGGTTCATTTTATCCTTTCCCTGCTTCAGTCCTATAATCAATCCTTTCTTGAAAGAGCCCTGGTTCATTTTTGTGGAgagtggtatttaaaaaaaacaggaaatgaggcctgtcgtggtggctcacgcctgtaatccagcactctgggaggccgaggccggcagatcgtttgagcttaggagttcgagaccagcctgagcaagagcgagaccccgtctctactaaaaacagaaagaaattagatggacagctaaaactatatagaaaaaaattagccgggcatggtggtgcatgcctatagtcccagctactcgggaggctgaggcaggaggattgcttgagcccaggagtttgaggttgctgttgagctaggctgacaccacggcactctagcccccgggcaacagagtgagactctgtctccaataaataaataaataaataaataaaaacaggaaatgagTATTGGTTGTGCTAagagtaggattgctgggtcctaGAATGGATGTTTTCAAAGTAATAGTTGGTATTGTATGCTCCCACTGGCAGTGTATACTTGTGAGTTCTGATCATTCCTCACCCTCACTGGTGTTTCGTGTTAACAGTCTTTAAGTTTATGATCTCGTAAATGAGTACTCATAAACATAAGGTAAATGgcaataatttgcatttacctgatgactAATGTAGAGACTTTTTCATTTGCTCATTGGTTATTTTCCTTTGTGAAGTGTATGTTCAGTTTTTTAAGCTGTTTCATTTTAAGGTAGGTCTGCATATCAGTCTctcttttagttaatttaaatattttgagaaatgtaaaGATTACATTAATTAAAGGCTATTACTTCAGTCTATTTGATAAGCCTTGGGTACTAAGTATATATGACATCTTACTATGAACTCATCTTcccttttcatgtttatttcagtAGAAAAAACCGGAAGTGATGAACCAGCCTTCATGTATTATATGAATGATGGTGTTTATGGTTCTTTTGCAAGTAAACTGTCTGAGGACTTAAATACCATTCCAGAGGTTCACAAGGTAAGTTTTCACACAAATAATATCAGAACCTATTTGGCAATTTATAAACTGAACTGTTATTTTTAAGatgccctcccccccccaatttttttgagaaatattttaggaTGGAGAAAAATGCCCCCTCTGTtaggatttgcatttttctgggcTGAGTCCCTTTAGTTAGCTGCCCTCATATGGAGTTAATGGTACCACTGAGGCTTAAGAAGGAGCACTCCTTCCTCTGGTTCTAGGACGTTCTTCCATAGGCACATTGTACCTGAGATAGTGAATAATGCTTTTCTGATCTACCCCAGATTCAACACCTACATGAGTATGagtagaaattaataatttttaaaaaaaactttccctGCAGAAATACAAGGAAGATGAGCCTCTGTTTACAAGCAGCCTTTGGGGTCCATCCTGTGATGAGCTTGATCAAATTGTGGAAAGCTGTCTTCTTCCTGAGCTGAATGTGGGAGATTGGCTTATCTTTGAAAACATGGGGGCAGATTCTTTCCATGAACCATCTGCTTTTAATGATTTTCAAAGGCCAGCTATTTATTACATGATGTCATTCAGTGATTGGTaaggtgattttattttaaagcaggtGGGATGTTTGAGGTGACATTTTAGATTTGCTAATAACTTTAATTTTGTAATGAATGCATAACTTACAAGTATAGTTGT contains these protein-coding regions:
- the AZIN1 gene encoding antizyme inhibitor 1 isoform X3, giving the protein MKFGTTLKNCRHLLECAKELDVQIIGVKFHVSSACKESQVYVHALSDARCVFDMAGEFGFTMNMLDIGGGFTGTEFQLEEVNHVISPLLDIYFPEGSGIKIISEPGSYYVSSAFTLAVNIIAKKVVENDKFSSGVEKTGSDEPAFMYYMNDGVYGSFASKLSEDLNTIPEVHKKYKEDEPLFTSSLWGPSCDELDQIVESCLLPELNVGDWLIFENMGADSFHEPSAFNDFQRPAIYYMMSFSDWYEMQDAGVTSDTMMKNFFFVPSCIQLSQEDSFSTEA